In Bos indicus isolate NIAB-ARS_2022 breed Sahiwal x Tharparkar chromosome 19, NIAB-ARS_B.indTharparkar_mat_pri_1.0, whole genome shotgun sequence, the following proteins share a genomic window:
- the CACNG5 gene encoding voltage-dependent calcium channel gamma-5 subunit isoform X1, which produces MVAVIVTTGALRSLSVIEHLLCTGCSCRACSRRCLALLPPEPTPTGLTGRMGACGRKALTLLSSVFAVCSLGLLGIAVSTDYWLYLEEGVVLAQNQSTETRMSLHSGLWRVCFLAGEEQGRCFTIEYVMPASAQLTSESTVSVLKMIRSATPFPLVSLFFMFIGFILSNIGHVRPHRTILAFVSGIFFILSGLSLVVGLVLYISSINDEMLNRTRDTETYFSYKYGWSFAFAAISFLLTESAGVMSVYLFMKRYTAEDLYRPHPGFYRPRLSNCSDYSGQFLHPDAWARGRSPSDLSSDASLQMNSSYPALLKCPDYDQMSTSPC; this is translated from the exons GCCGTGCCTGCTCTCGCCGCTGTCTCGCTCTCCTGCCCCCAGAGCCCACGCCCACTGGGCTGACCGGGAGGATGGGCGCCTGTGGGAGGAAGGCCCTGACCCTGCTGAGCAGCGTCTTCGCCGTGTGCAGCCTGGGCCTGCTGGGCATCGCCGTCAGCACGGACTACTGGCTgtacctggaggagggcgtggtccTGGCCCAGAACCAGAGCACCGAGACCAGGATGTCGCTGCACTCGGGCCTGTGGCGGGTCTGCTTCCTGGCAG GTGAGGAGCAGGGGCGTTGCTTCACCATCGAGTACGTGATGCCCGCGAGCGCCCAGCTGACCTCGGAGTCCACGGTCAGCGTACTAA AAATGATTCGCTCGGCCACCCCGTTCCCCCTGGTCAGCCTCTTCTTCATGTTCATCGGCTTCATCCTGAGCAACATCGGACACGTCCGTCCCCACAGGACCATCCTGGCCTTTGTCTCAggcatcttctttatcctctcGG GCCTCTCCCTCGTGGTGGGCCTGGTGCTCTACATCTCCAGCATCAACGACGAGATGCTCAACAGGACCAGGGACACGGAGACCTACTTCAGCTACAAGTATGGCTGGTCCTTCGCCTTCGCAGCCATCTCCTTCCTGTTAACCGAG AGCGCCGGGGTGATGTCCGTGTACCTGTTCATGAAGAGGTATACCGCCGAGGACCTGTACCGGCCTCACCCCGGCTTCTACCGCCCGCGTCTGAGCAACTGCTCAGATTACTCGGGCCAGTTCCTGCACCCGGACGCCTGGGCCCGGGGCCGCAGTCCCTCCGACCTCTCCAGCGACGCCTCCCTGCAGATGAACAGCAGCTACCCGGCGCTGCTCAAGTGCCCAGACTACGACCAGATGTCCACCTCCCCGTGCTGA
- the CACNG5 gene encoding voltage-dependent calcium channel gamma-5 subunit isoform X2 has translation MGACGRKALTLLSSVFAVCSLGLLGIAVSTDYWLYLEEGVVLAQNQSTETRMSLHSGLWRVCFLAGEEQGRCFTIEYVMPASAQLTSESTVSVLKMIRSATPFPLVSLFFMFIGFILSNIGHVRPHRTILAFVSGIFFILSGLSLVVGLVLYISSINDEMLNRTRDTETYFSYKYGWSFAFAAISFLLTESAGVMSVYLFMKRYTAEDLYRPHPGFYRPRLSNCSDYSGQFLHPDAWARGRSPSDLSSDASLQMNSSYPALLKCPDYDQMSTSPC, from the exons ATGGGCGCCTGTGGGAGGAAGGCCCTGACCCTGCTGAGCAGCGTCTTCGCCGTGTGCAGCCTGGGCCTGCTGGGCATCGCCGTCAGCACGGACTACTGGCTgtacctggaggagggcgtggtccTGGCCCAGAACCAGAGCACCGAGACCAGGATGTCGCTGCACTCGGGCCTGTGGCGGGTCTGCTTCCTGGCAG GTGAGGAGCAGGGGCGTTGCTTCACCATCGAGTACGTGATGCCCGCGAGCGCCCAGCTGACCTCGGAGTCCACGGTCAGCGTACTAA AAATGATTCGCTCGGCCACCCCGTTCCCCCTGGTCAGCCTCTTCTTCATGTTCATCGGCTTCATCCTGAGCAACATCGGACACGTCCGTCCCCACAGGACCATCCTGGCCTTTGTCTCAggcatcttctttatcctctcGG GCCTCTCCCTCGTGGTGGGCCTGGTGCTCTACATCTCCAGCATCAACGACGAGATGCTCAACAGGACCAGGGACACGGAGACCTACTTCAGCTACAAGTATGGCTGGTCCTTCGCCTTCGCAGCCATCTCCTTCCTGTTAACCGAG AGCGCCGGGGTGATGTCCGTGTACCTGTTCATGAAGAGGTATACCGCCGAGGACCTGTACCGGCCTCACCCCGGCTTCTACCGCCCGCGTCTGAGCAACTGCTCAGATTACTCGGGCCAGTTCCTGCACCCGGACGCCTGGGCCCGGGGCCGCAGTCCCTCCGACCTCTCCAGCGACGCCTCCCTGCAGATGAACAGCAGCTACCCGGCGCTGCTCAAGTGCCCAGACTACGACCAGATGTCCACCTCCCCGTGCTGA